Proteins encoded by one window of Mycobacteriales bacterium:
- a CDS encoding SAM-dependent chlorinase/fluorinase gives MSDYGLDDVFVGVCKGVMGRIAPDVRILDICHLVAPQDVGQGATVFASAMSYLPTAVHLGLVDPRGATPTRGVAVRTADGSLLVGPDNGVLSLAWEVLGGPVAAYVLANDALWLDTPSDTFRGRDVFAPVAAHLASGTPVAEVGPSVTVDGLVRLRVRDAVVDDDHVHAEVRNVDHFGNLSLNVARSDLEAAGMSLGDSVELRCNGRSLTVPFTVTYGDVPPGRLALCEDAFRAVTLAVNLGHAGRTLRVGRGDPIVISRIQQPAGSARR, from the coding sequence ATGTCGGACTACGGACTCGACGACGTGTTCGTAGGTGTCTGTAAGGGCGTGATGGGCCGGATCGCGCCCGACGTTCGGATCCTCGACATCTGCCACCTGGTTGCGCCGCAAGACGTCGGCCAGGGGGCGACGGTGTTCGCCTCGGCGATGAGCTACCTGCCAACCGCCGTACACCTCGGGCTGGTCGACCCCCGCGGGGCCACACCGACTCGCGGAGTGGCTGTCCGGACCGCTGACGGCTCGCTTCTGGTCGGTCCCGACAACGGTGTGCTTTCGCTGGCGTGGGAAGTCCTCGGCGGGCCGGTCGCGGCGTACGTTCTCGCCAATGACGCGCTCTGGCTGGACACCCCGAGCGATACCTTCCGTGGCCGGGATGTCTTCGCGCCCGTAGCCGCGCATCTGGCCAGCGGGACACCCGTCGCGGAGGTGGGTCCGTCGGTCACGGTTGACGGCCTGGTGCGCCTGAGGGTGCGGGATGCTGTCGTGGACGACGATCACGTGCATGCGGAGGTGCGCAACGTCGATCACTTCGGCAACCTGTCGCTCAACGTCGCCCGCTCCGACCTCGAGGCGGCCGGGATGTCGCTCGGCGACAGCGTGGAGCTGCGGTGCAACGGGCGAAGCCTGACCGTCCCGTTCACCGTGACCTACGGAGACGTGCCGCCGGGCCGGCTGGCGCTGTGCGAGGACGCTTTCCGCGCCGTCACCCTCGCGGTGAACCTCGGGCATGCCGGGCGCACCCTGCGGGTGGGGCGGGGAGATCCGATCGTGATCAGCCGGATCCAGCAGCCGGCCGGATCCGCGCGCCGCTGA
- a CDS encoding AURKAIP1/COX24 domain-containing protein: MGSVIKKRRKRMAKKKHRKLLKRTRVQRRNKK, from the coding sequence GTGGGATCGGTAATCAAGAAGCGCCGCAAGCGGATGGCGAAGAAGAAGCATCGCAAGCTGTTGAAGCGCACTCGCGTGCAGCGCCGCAACAAGAAGTAG
- a CDS encoding helix-turn-helix domain-containing protein, which yields MPGPSSDPPILGDLRFLTVAEVAALMRVSKMTVYRLLHAGDLPGVRVGRSFRVPEQAVHEYLRRAFIEAG from the coding sequence ATGCCTGGCCCATCCTCCGATCCACCGATCCTCGGGGACCTGCGGTTCCTCACCGTCGCCGAAGTGGCGGCACTCATGCGGGTGTCGAAGATGACCGTCTACCGTTTGCTGCACGCCGGCGACCTCCCAGGTGTCCGGGTCGGTCGGTCCTTCCGGGTGCCCGAGCAGGCCGTGCACGAGTACCTGCGCCGAGCCTTCATCGAGGCGGGTTAG
- a CDS encoding phosphatase, giving the protein MSQRRAGRPPDRSALREHLVAHRIAGAVATPRENNLRNIVRMCDRQEGWTFGLAVDHEWTTDEVFEVMVERVGIDPDPSRTEGPDSIDPGRTIERLDAMAERLSRAAVDRQRVMVATGHPAGVLAVHAAVAAAIEAAGATLVTPAAGWSYRTNAGAHREIRWVGGVGMVSNRGELNHTHSPRAMEAALAALRNHAEAPPDLVIADHGWAGAAGHAGIDTVGFADCNDPALFVGEAEGKISVAVPLDDNVLPHLYAPLTAYLLRDVR; this is encoded by the coding sequence GTGAGCCAGCGACGAGCTGGGCGGCCTCCGGACCGCTCCGCGCTGCGGGAACACCTGGTCGCCCATCGGATCGCCGGCGCCGTCGCTACCCCGCGAGAGAACAACCTGCGCAACATCGTCCGGATGTGCGACCGGCAGGAGGGCTGGACCTTCGGTTTGGCGGTGGACCACGAGTGGACCACCGACGAGGTGTTCGAGGTGATGGTCGAGCGGGTCGGGATCGACCCCGACCCGAGCCGGACCGAGGGGCCCGACAGCATCGACCCCGGCCGCACGATCGAGCGTCTCGACGCGATGGCCGAACGACTCTCCCGGGCGGCCGTGGACCGGCAGCGGGTCATGGTGGCAACCGGTCATCCGGCGGGGGTGCTCGCTGTCCACGCCGCGGTCGCCGCGGCAATCGAGGCCGCCGGCGCGACCCTCGTCACCCCGGCCGCGGGCTGGAGCTACCGGACGAACGCCGGAGCCCACCGCGAGATCCGCTGGGTCGGTGGGGTCGGCATGGTGAGCAATCGGGGAGAGCTCAACCACACGCACTCGCCACGGGCGATGGAGGCGGCCCTGGCCGCCCTTCGAAACCACGCGGAAGCGCCGCCGGACCTGGTCATCGCCGACCACGGCTGGGCCGGCGCGGCGGGCCACGCGGGGATCGACACCGTCGGATTCGCCGACTGCAACGACCCCGCGCTGTTCGTGGGCGAGGCGGAAGGCAAGATCTCGGTGGCGGTGCCGCTGGACGACAACGTGCTTCCCCACCTGTACGCGCCGCTGACCGCCTACCTGCTGCGCGACGTCCGCTGA